AGATTTTACGCCTACATTTTTTGAGTCAGACACAATCTGTTTAGGAGATTCTAATATTTTGACATACGGTGCAATTTCGCAAACCTGGAGTAATGCGGATTCAGGAACATCTCAGCCAACCACGTTTTTACCTGATGTTCCGTTTGGTAGTTCTTCTGCAGTTTATTCTAATACGATTACATTTAGTAAATTTAATTCTGGTGATACGGTTAGTTCACTAGCTGATATCAGTAAGTTTTGGGCTGTGATGGAACATACTTTTATTGGAGATTTATCGATTACTATGACTTGCCCAAATGGAAGTAGTGTAATATTAAAGTCATTTCCAGGAGGCGGAGGAACTAACATGGGGGAGCCGTGTACTGGGACTGGAATAGGAAACGGCTATCTATATGAATGGAAACCAACAGGTAATAACCAAACCAATATGATCAACTATGCTTGTGGGTGTCCTCCGGTAATTTCACCATGTACTGGATTTAATATTGGGGCGTCTTTACCTGCAAATAGCTATGCACCATTCCAAACAATGAATAATATGATTGGATGTCCATTGAATGGAACCTGGACTTTAACCATTGTGGATCAATGGGCTGGTGATGATGGTTATCTGTTTTCCTGGGGAATAGACTTAGATTCAAGTTTGTATCCTTCGACCGTTGTAACATATAACCCGGGGATTGATTCTATTTGGGTAGATACGGCTGCAAATGCACCTGTAACAATGGTGGGGAATGATTCTTTAATATCATATCCTCAAGTGGATAGTGCATCATATTGTTATACGGTAAATATATTGGATGGCTTTGGTTGTACGCATGATACCACTATTTGCTTCTTTGTAAGAGATATGTGTGATCCTGCATGTTATACACCTGTGAGCCCCGCATGGACAACGAGTAAGGTGAGTTGTCCTGGTGGATCTGATGGAAGTATTATTGCCACACCAAATCCGCTGGACATTCCTTATCCATGGACGTTTATATGGACAGACAATTCAGGTAACGTAGTTCAAACTACAGTAGGTTCTACTGTTCCGGATTCTGTTGGAGGATTAACGCAAGGTTTATATCATTTAGAAATTATTGATGGTAATGGGTGTTCAAGTAACTGGAGTCGAAACGTAGGCACAAAACTTCCATTACAAGTTTCAGTACCGGTTGTCGGACAAACCAGCTGTGCGGGATCTACCTGTGATGCGAATGCAACCGCAGTTGTATTTTATGGAACACCTCCATATTCATTTTTATGGAGTAGTGGAGATACATTATCTAACGCAACTACTTTATGTGTGGGAAGTAATATGGTAACAGTTACAGATGCTAAAGGATGTCAGGAAACATTTGCGTTTAATGTGACCGAACCTGCTCCAATTGACGCGAGTGCTTCAGGATCTACTTTAATATGTGTGGGTAATTCAACGAATATTACAGGATCTGCAACGGGCGGAACCCCACCGTATTCTTATACCTGGAGTACCGGAGCAATTACAGCTACTACAGGGGTATCTCCAACGTTGGATCAGTCATTTACCGTTGTGGTTACAGATGCAAATAACTGTCCTCCGGATAGTGCTGATGTAACAGTATATGTTAGACCTCCATTGAGTATATCATTTGATAGTCCGGATACATTATGTCCGGGAGATACTGTTGGTCTTTTGGCATTTGGACATGGTGGAGATAGTTTATATAATTATCAATGGGAACAAGGCTTAGGAAATACAGCTGCAGTTCAGACTTTGGTAACGACTTCTCAATTTTACACTGTAACTGTAACAGATGCTTGTGGAACTGTTCCGGCTGTAGATTCAGTATGGGTTCAAATTGGTGGTTATGCACCATTAAAAGTGTCAACAACACCTAGTGATACGATTTGTATTGGAGAGCAATTCTATATGTATGCAAAAGCTTCAGGTGGAGATGGGAAGTTCACTTATACTTGGGATAATGGTTTAGGAAATGGTCAGGCACATTTGGTAGTACCGACTCAAGCAACCAGTTATACGGTAACAGTTGTGGATGAGTGTTTGACACCAGCAGGTATTGCAACCATAAATGTGGATGTTGGCAATTTTGAGGATTTTGAAGCGTGGGTGGATACTGCGGTTAATTGTGATCCTGGAACCTTTGAATTTGGATTTGATACGGTGAACTCGGCATTTAATTATGAATTGAATTTCGGTAAGGGATATGAAACTGTAGATCCAAGACAAAAGATTGAGCGTTTGTTTACTGCGGATGGATGTCATGATGTAACAGTGAGATTAACCTCTCAATATGGATGTATTACTAAAAAGCAATATCCATGTATGTTTAAAGTATTACCAACTCCAATTGCTGATTTTGATTTTAAATCGCATCAACCGGATATTCTAGAGCATTATGTAGATTTCTGGGATAAGAGTAAAGGTGCAACCACCTGGTCATGGTATTCCAATGGATCGGATTCTGCAATTAGTACGGAAGATCAGTTCAGTTATCCATTCCCGGTTGAAGGTGTATATAACATTAAACTTGTTGTAAGTAATGAGTTTGGTTGTGCCGATTCAACGAACACGGATTTACCGGTGGCTTATGTAACGACATATTATTATCCAACAGCATTTACTCCAGATGGTAATGGCCATAATGAAGAGTTTAAAATTGTTGGAGAAGGTGTTATGGATGAAGATTATGACTTGCAAATCTTTGATAGATGGGGAGGCCTGGTATTTAAAACTTCATCGAAAGATCAAGGGTGGAATGGTAGAATGAACAATACTGGTGATATGATGATGACGGGAGTGTATATGTATACTTATACGTTAAGGCTACATGATGGTAGAAAAATCACGGATTACGGACAAGTACATCTATTGAAATAAGAAAAAGTTAAGTAAAAGAAAAGGCGATGAAATTTTCATCGCCTTTTTTGTTTTTTTGTTATTGGTTTTTCTGCCAATCTATTTTTTGAGAAACCTCGTAAAGGTATTTAATATAGTCCGCCAGTTCTTTTGGATATTCGGCATAAGCTTTAACCTGATGCTTTTTATTCCCATCTTTAATATAAATGATAGAAGTAGGTAAATCCGTTACAGGAGCAGTATATTCAGCCTCTAATTCAAAGAAATTGATGGCATTTGCTTTGTCAATGATTTCAGCAAGCTGTTTTGGCGAAACATTCGCTATAAAATCGCCTTTAAACTTTACGTTTCGGTCTCCGTGATATTTGGCATTACCTCTACCATAGATTTCCATTTTATGAACCGGACAGGTGCCAAAACAAGCGGTTTGCTCAAATGATACAACAACTTCATTTACATCATAGGTATTCTTTGATTTAGAATCCGTAGAATAGGCTGCTTCGTTTTGGTTGGAGCAACCTATAAAAATTAGTAATACAAAGAGTAATGAAGGTAAATGTCTCATTTTATTTGTTTTTTCTTCTTACCTGACGATTTTGAGCAATGTTTTGTGCTTCATTCATTTTGTCAAGTTGCTTCGCAAACATGCCTTTCTTTTTAGGCTTGGCTTTATTTGCCTGTAATTTAGCATGAATTTTATCCTCGTCAATAAAAAACTTCTTGATGATGAATTGTTGAGCCATTGTAGTCATGTTAGCGGTGAAATAGTACAACGTAAGACCCGCTGCGAAGCTATTTAAGAATACCGCCATCATGATTGGCATCATCCACATCATAATCTTCATTTGCGACTCTTGAGCAGCTCCCATACCACCGCCCATACTCATTTGAGAGTTGTTACGTGTGTAGAAAATCATGGAAATCGCCATTAACAAAGTAAAACCACTTACATGATCGCCATACATAGGAATATTAAAACCTAGACTCAAAATAGAATCGTATGCAGATAAATCATCCGCCCATAAGAAGCTTTTCTGACGGAGTTCCAATGCTGCAGGGAAGAATCGGAACATCGCATAAAGAATCGGCATTTGGATCAACATTGGAACACAACCGGCCATAGGATTTACTCCGGTCTGTTTATAGAGTTCCATGATCGCTTGTTGTTTCTTCATGTTATCTCCATCCTTAAACTTGTTATTGATTTCTTCAATTTCAGGTTTAAGAACTTTCATCTTCGCACTACTTAAATAAGTCTTATAGGTAATTGGAGAAAGAATCAGTTTAATGAAGATCGTAAGAATTAGAATAATAATTCCGTATGACAATCCTGAGCCATCTAATACGTTAAATACAGGGATTACCAGGAATCTATTTACCCATCCGAAGATTCCCCATCCTAAATCGATTTGCTTATCTAATTTAATTCCATATTCTGCCAACATAGAATACCCGTTTGGACCTAAATACATGTCCATATCAATACCACCATTGGTTAATTCTGCATCAATCTTAGCGGTAAGATCAGCGATATAATCTGTTGATTCAAGGGTTTTGGTAGTTAATACTGTTGAATTCGCCTTGAATTTGTTGTCAGAGATTAAAGCAACTGAAAAGAATTGTTGTTTGAATGAAATCCATTGCGCAGGAAGTTCTAAAGCTTCTTCATCATCACGACCCTCAGAAAGATAATCTGTATCTCCATCATTTGTACGATAGAAGAATGTCGTTTTTTGCTTTTGAAGTGATAATCCTTTTTCCTTGTTTAATGGCTTCATTTGCCAGTTCAACATGATACTGTTATTGTTCTCAGCAATCACATCATTCATTCCAACAAAGTTGATTGCATATTTAGACATGTAATCATCCGGGAAAAAGGTGTAACGTTGCTCAATATATCTAGAGTTATTTCCTGCGTAAGCGCGATAAATAACCACCGTAGAATCATTTTGCGAAGTCGGCTCAATTATCTCAGATTTGAAATAGAAATCCGAAGCTTTAAGCGTTCTATTTTCAAAGTTGAACGCAAAATCCAGTTTAGTTGAATCTTCAGTAAACAGTAAAAGTGGAAGACTATCATATGTTTGATAATCGTTTAATTCTACAGAAACCATTCGACCACCGACATTGCTAAATGTAGCTGTAATCAGTGGGGTTTTTATGGTAGTAAATTCTTCCTTACCAATGGCATTTGCAGCCAGTGTACCATATTTAGATTGTAACTCTACATTCTGAATAGAATCAGCATTAACACTCTGATTCGTATCTGCTGGAATAATCTGTTTTGCAGTTTCTACCTTAGGTTGGCTATTTTGAGCAGCAAGATGTATAGAGTCCTGTTTTGCTTGCGCTTTCATTTGCGCAATTTCTTCAGGGCTTGGCTGATTCAAATATTGCCAAAACATGAATATACCTGCGATAAGCAGTAAACCTGTTAGTCCTTTTTTGTCCATTTTAGTTTTTTGAGTGCTGCATTGCAGCTTTAACAAAATCAATAAATAGTGGGTGAGGATTTGCTACAGTACTTTTGTATTCCGGGTGGAATTGTACTCCAACAAACCATGGGTGATCTGGTATTTCAACTATTTCAACCAAATCAGAGGAAGGATTTTTACCTGTAGCGATCATTCCAGAGTTTTGATAAGTATCTAAATACTGAGAGTTGAATTCAAAACGATGGCGGTGACGCTCACTAATGTTGCTTGTGTTATATGCTTTTTCAGCAATTGAATTAGATTGAAGTTCACAATCGTAAGCTCCTAAACGCATCGTTCCACCTTTATCGCTTACATTCTTTTGACCTTCCATTAAGTCAATTACTTTGTTTGTTGCGTTAAGTTTAAACTCTGCGGAATCACAATTTTCTAATTGAAGTACATTTCTGCCGTATTCAATTACAGCACATTGCATACCCAAACAAATTCCCATAAAAGGAATCTTATTTTCTCTCACATATGTGATTGCGGCAATTTTCCCTTCGATACCTCTTTCACCAAATCCTGGAGCTACAAGAACTCCATGAACGCCTTTTAGTAATTTGTCTGCAGTATCTTTTATTACTTCTTCTGCATGAACCCAACGGATATTTACTTTACAGGAATTACTAGCACCCGCATGGTTGAATGCTTCAAGAATAGATTTATAAGAATCTTTAAGTTCAATATACTTTCCTACTAACGCAATTTCAACGGAAGACTTCGGATGTTTTATGTGTTCCAGGAATGCTCTCCAGGTTTTCATTTCCGGATTCTCTCCTACCGGTAAGTCTAACTGTCTAAGAACAACCTGATCCAGTTTTTGATCTTGCATCAATAAAGGAACATCATAAATTGTATCTGCATCAATAGATTCAATTACCGAGTCAAATTTGATATTACAGAAAAGTGCAATTTTTCTTTTCAAATCATCGTTCAAACGATGTTCAGTTCTACAAACTAAAATATCGGGCTGCACTCCTAAAGATAAAAGTTCTTTAACAGAGTGTTGCGTTGGTTTTGTTTTTAGCTCTCCGGTGGTTTGTAAGAATGGAACTAGAGTGAGGTGAATTACCAAACTTCTTTGTTCTCCAAGTTCCCATCTGAATTGACGTAAAGCCTCTACGTAAGGTTGAGACTCGATATCTCCAATAGTCCCTCCAATCTCAGTGATTACAAAATCATAATTTCCGGACTCACCTAAAGTTTTGAATCCATTTTTGATTTCGTTGGTAATATGCGGTACGACTTGAACCGTCTTTCCTAAATAATCTCCTCTACGCTCTTTTTGAATAACGTTTTGATAGATTCTACCGGTAGTGATGTTGTTCGCCTGAGAAGTAGGTGTACTGATAAATCTTTCGTAATGTCCAAGATCTAAATCTGTTTCAGCACCATCATCTGTTACATAACACTCTCCATGTTCATATGGATTTAATGTACCAGGATCCACGTTAATGTATGGATCGAATTTTTGGATTGTAACAGAGTATCCCCGGGATTGTAATAATTTCCCTAACGAAGCTGAGATGATACCTTTACCTAATGATGATGTTACGCCTCCGGTAACAAAGATGTATTTTGACTTCCCCGACATGAATTTTGGTATTAAAACCTTAATTTATTTACGGGGCACAAAATTAATATTAAAAGTGTACTTGCTCAGTAATGATAGAAATTATTTGAAGATTTTAACTGATTATAGAAGCTTCAATTTTCTAGAATTTCAGACTAGCTCCAACACTTGGTAAAAACGGAAGTTGATTTACTCTGGTGTACGTGTTTCTGTCGAAATAGAAGATATTTTCTCTATCCAGGATATTGGTTACACCTACATTCACTTCCAGGATGGTGTATTGCGAAATAGAGAATGTCTTAGCAATATCAACATCAAAACGCGCATAATCAGGTAGACGACCCTGGTTGATAGGAGCGAACTCTGTACCTAATGTTCCGTTACCCGTAATAAAGTCAGTTCCTAAACCTCCAGTGAAATCAAATTTCTCAAAATAACCATCCACTTGTGTGAACGGGAATCCGGAACCAAAGTTGAAACGAGAGTTAATAGTCCAGTCTTTGTTTTCACCAAACTCATAACTACCTACAAGGTTTACATTATGTCTTCTGTCAAATACAGGTGCATATTCCTGGATACCGTCCCATCTTCTGGTATACCCATAAGAGTAAACTGCCCATAGGCTTAATCCTTTGTGTTTATAGCTTAAAGTGAAATCAGCACCGTAAGCATATCCATCCTCTACGATAAAGTCTTTTCTTAAGATTTCAGGTTGTGATCTGTTGTCTGCGTTATCCTCAAATATTTTGTAACGATTAATTCCAATCAATTGGATGTAATCTTTATAATATCCTTCAATGTTAACAGAGAACCTTTTGTTGATGTCCCATTCCGCACCAAAAATGTAATGAATTGATTTCTGTAATCCAGAATTTACATCCTTAACCTCGCCATCTTTTGTAGTAAATGTGGAAGGTAAGTTTTCTGGACTGGATAAATAACCATTGAATAAGTTTACTACATCCTTATCCGAATTAGAACTAATTAGGTTTTGAGAATATAAACCCGTAGCTGCTTTTAAACGCACTTTTTTAGAAACGTTATATTTTGTTCCTAAACGTGGTTCAATTGAGAATTCATTTAACGAAGAATAATAGATTGCACGAACGGAAGGCTCAATTACCCATTTACCCGCTACAATTTTGTAATCAAAATAACCAGAGAATTGAGTGGTATTTTGTACATCTTCAATTCTACGACCTAAGGTGTTGACATAATTGAAATCGGTTTTCATTCCAAGAATGTCGATACCGTATTTGATTGCATTTTCTCCCTGGAAGTTTGTGAAATCTAAACCAACTTCGAAACCACCCACTTCAGATGCTCTATTACGATCTGCTTCTTGTTGTTCCACTTTATAGTTGGAGAATGAGAAGTTACCTTCTAATAAAAGCGGAGAACCGGAAGGAACCAATACGAAATTACTACCTGCTCCATAAGATTTCCAATCTAGTTTAGATGAATTGTAATCTACATTATCATTAAAAGAGAATCCAAAAACGTTGAATTTACTACCATTAGATCCATGGAAGGCGATTTTACCATAACCATCAACAAATGAATATGGCAGGCCTTCACCATCATTTACATATGAGTAAATGTTTTGACTGGTTTGATCCAAGTAAGAAGTTTTTGCTGCAAGTACATATGTAATAGCTGAACCACCAATTTCAGTTGGTTTCTTTAAAGGACCGTTTAACATCAATTTCGCACCGAAAGTACTCGCACCTACTTTTCCTTCCATACGGCTTTTGTTTCCGTCAATGGTGCTAATGTTAATTGCCGAAGAAATTGCATTTCCGTGTTCTGCATTAAAACCACCAGTGCTTACATCAGCATTTTTGATGATATCAGTTTCAAATACAGAATACAAACCGATAGAGTGGAAAGGATTGTAGACATTCATTCCGTCCAACTGAACTCTATTTTGAACCGGGGAACCACCACGAATATATAATTGTCCACCTTGATCACCAGTGAAAACCACCCCTGGTAAAACTTGCAGGTATTGCGCAATATCAGCTTCACCACCAACAGATGGAAGCTTTTGGATATCCTTAACAGTGACTTTGATTTCAGAAACCTTTACCTCAGTTCTTTGTTCTTGTTGTTTTGCAGAAACCTCAAAAGCATCTAACTGCATAGTGGTTTCTTTGATTACCAATTTGATATTAACGATTTTACCCTTCTGAACATTCACCTGAACACGAGCAGTATCATATCCCAGAGCAGTACATATCACAGTGTGATTCCCTACAGGAGCTTTAGAAATCTGGAAATATCCATTGTCATCTGTTGTGGCACCAGTCGTTGTTCCTTCTAAGAAAACATTGGTGAAAATAATTGCTTCACCGGAAGCACCATCATATACGAAACCACGAATGACTCCTGTGTTTTGGGCTAATGCGAATGAAGAAAATAAAATGGATAAAATGAATAAAGTAAATTTTGATTTCATATTGTATTCTAGCTCGATTGTGGCAAATATACCCAAATAAGGATATCACGCAACATATATAGTATGATCGGAATTGTACGGGTATAAACGACTATTATTTAAGGAAGTTGGGCAATGGACGATTTAATTTTTTAAAATTTTAAATATTAATTCTTTGAGCAGCTCTCCAGCGGGGGTGCTCCCAGTATTTACGCCTTTTGATTTGAGATCATATTCTCGAATAAGTTCGATGGCTTTAACTGCTGCCTGGGCTGTAAAATTGGATTTTGCACTGAAATATTCATCAACAAAATACGGATTCACGCCAATCATTCGTGCAATGTCTTGTTTGCTGGACTTAGGCGAAAAATACATTAAAACCAGATTGGTAAAATACTTCCCTAAAATACCCAAAGTCATAACCAGTGGGTGCTCTTTTTGATGACTGGCAAAATAGGTGGCAATTTGCATTGCTTTTGGGAAATTCCGCGCTCCAAGCGCACGTTGCAATTCAAAGTTATTGTAGTCTTTGTTGATTCCAATGACTTCGTCAACCGTGGTATCTTCAATGAGTTCCCCTTTTGGAATGGAGATGAAAAGCTTTTCGATTTCGTTTGCTGCAAGCGATAGATTTGTACCTATTGATTCACTAATCAATAAAGTGGCTTTTGGCGAAATTTTCCTTTGATGTTGGTGGACGTAATCGGAGATCCATTTTTGCATTTGATTCTCATAGATCATTTTGCTTTCAAATGAAATCCCGTTTTTTTTGATGTGTTTAAATACCTTCTTACGACCATCTGGTTTTTTGTATTTATACGCAAGAACCAATAGAGTAGAAGCTACGGGTTGACTCATATAATCTTCAAGACCTTCTACCTTTTTTAGATCCTGAGCTTCTTTAACGATGACTACCTGTTTCTCAGCCATCATGGGGTAACGTTTGGCTGTTTCTATGATGGAACCTACATCTGCATCTCTACCGTAAAAAACAGTTTGGTTAAATCCCTTTTCCGCTTCGGTAAGTACATTGTTGGCAATATAATCGGTGATTTTATCAATAAAAAAAGGTTCGTCACCGTATAATAAGTATACCGGTTTGTATTGACCTTGTTGGAGTTGTGTGATAATTTCAGGATATGTTGCCATTCTCTAATTCTTGCGGTCAAAAATAGAATAGCAAATGATTTGTTGATGGGTTTTTGAGGAAATTATTTAGAACAAAAACGATTGAGAAAATTCTAGGTTTCTCAAGTCATTAAATTATTAATATAAAACATAAATTGCCCGAATCTAAAAATGAAATTACATTTGTGAGAATGGCAGAAATAAGAGAACACGGAGGGTTTAAATTTAAAACCGATGCTGAGGGGAGAATCAGAATTTTTGATGAAATTCGAAATCAATTTGTAGTTAATACACCAGAGGAGTGGGTCCGTCAAAATACGGTGAAGTATTTTCATGAAGATTTGGGATATCCCAAAAGTTTGATGGTTCTGGAAAAACAATTCCAACTTCATAGAAGAATCAAACGTACTGATATAGTAGTATATGATAATTCGGGTGCGCCACAAATTTTGGTAGAATGTAAACGTCCGAGTATCAAAATTACACAGTCCACTTTTGATCAGGCTTTTCGATACAATATCGTATTGAAAATACCGTACCTGGTGATTACCAATGGAGAAGAGTTGTATTGCTGCTATGTGGATGGTGAACAAGTAACATTTATTAAAGACATTCCTTCGTATGCAGATTTTAAATATGAGAAATAAAATATGGAGTCTTGCGCTTCTGAGTATGTTGTCTTCATTGATGTTACTTGGACAAGGACGAGTGAAAACGGATTTTGTCGCACAGAAGCTGGTGGTAAAGCTAAAGCCATCTCAAGCTGATTATTTTGAATCTCAAAGACGCGAAAGTGTGTTTAAGTTTTTGGTTGATCATCAGGAACGAATGTTTTCGAAATCACAACCATTGGCTTTTAAGACTGCAACAGAAAATCAGGTGGATTTAAGTCTTATTTATACTTTAAGTGTATTTCAAAATGTAGACCTGATGGATGTTAAACGAGAGTTGGAAAGTTTAAATGTCTTTGAATATGTAGAAAGAATACCGGTTAGATATACCACCGCAACACCAAATGATCCGAATCTGAATCTTCAAAACTATCTTGCTCAAATTAATGCCTTCACGGCTTGGGATGTAACTACCGGTAGTGCAACTGTAAAAGTGGGGATTGTGGATACCGGAACGGATATGGACCATCCCGACCTACAGTCTAAAATGTCAGAAAACGCAAATGATCCGATCAATGGAATTGATGATGATGGTGATGGGTATATTGACAATTTTAATGGATGGGATTTTGTAGATCAGGATGGAGAACCTCAAATTGTCGGAGGTTCACACGGGGTGCATGTAGCCGGTATCGCTGCGGCAGCAACAAATAATGGAGAAGGTGTGGCATCTATTGGGTATGAAACCGTATTTATGCCGATTCGAGCGGGAGATGGAAATATCATTACACATGGTTACGAGGGAATTGTATATGCGGCAGATATGGGTTGTGATATTATTAATTGCTCATGGGGCGGTTTTGATGCGTCTTCGTTAGAGCAGGATGTAATTAATTATGCGACATACAATAAAGGTGCTTTGGTAGTTTGTGCTGCAGGAAATCAAAATAGGGATCAAGCTTATTACCCGGCAGCATACGAAAATGCATTTGCCGTTGCCGCAGTAAGTGGTGTGGATAAAAAGTCTACCATTTCTAATTATGGTTACTGGGTGGATATGACTGCTCCGGGAGAAAGTATTTACTCTACAGTGAATGATGGTGGCTATAATAGCAATACGGGAACGTCAATGGCCGCACCAATGGTAGCTGGAGCTGCGGCTTTGGTGAAAGCGGTGTATCCGCAATTATCCGGAAAACAAATTGCTGAAAAGCTGAAATTGGCTGGGAATGATATTTATGGAAGCAATCCAGCATATGCGAATAAACTGGGTAAAAGCAGATTGAATGTAGGAAATGCCGTAAGTGGAAGTATTCAGCAAGCATCTGTGATTTTTGAGAATATGAAAATCACCAACAAAACAGATGATGTATTCAAAGGAAATGATAGTCTTTTTGTTTCTGGAACTTTTACCAACTATTTGTCGCAATCGGGTAATGTCATCGCAACTATACAAACGAGTTCTCCTTATGTAACGGTTAATCATGATCAGGAAGATTTAGGAGTGATGAACGCTTTATTGCAGTTGGATAATTACGATACCCCTTTTTCGTTTAAAATTTCGGATACAGCTCCAATCAATTCTATAGTGACTTTTGAGGTGGTGATTTCTGATGGAGTGTTTACAAACTCTCATTTTTTTGATGTGGTTGTAAATGTGGATTATCTCAACATTGCAATAAACAATATTGCAA
This genomic interval from bacterium SCSIO 12643 contains the following:
- the holA gene encoding DNA polymerase III subunit delta; the protein is MATYPEIITQLQQGQYKPVYLLYGDEPFFIDKITDYIANNVLTEAEKGFNQTVFYGRDADVGSIIETAKRYPMMAEKQVVIVKEAQDLKKVEGLEDYMSQPVASTLLVLAYKYKKPDGRKKVFKHIKKNGISFESKMIYENQMQKWISDYVHQHQRKISPKATLLISESIGTNLSLAANEIEKLFISIPKGELIEDTTVDEVIGINKDYNNFELQRALGARNFPKAMQIATYFASHQKEHPLVMTLGILGKYFTNLVLMYFSPKSSKQDIARMIGVNPYFVDEYFSAKSNFTAQAAVKAIELIREYDLKSKGVNTGSTPAGELLKELIFKILKN
- a CDS encoding type I restriction enzyme HsdR N-terminal domain-containing protein, which encodes MAEIREHGGFKFKTDAEGRIRIFDEIRNQFVVNTPEEWVRQNTVKYFHEDLGYPKSLMVLEKQFQLHRRIKRTDIVVYDNSGAPQILVECKRPSIKITQSTFDQAFRYNIVLKIPYLVITNGEELYCCYVDGEQVTFIKDIPSYADFKYEK
- a CDS encoding S8 family peptidase translates to MRNKIWSLALLSMLSSLMLLGQGRVKTDFVAQKLVVKLKPSQADYFESQRRESVFKFLVDHQERMFSKSQPLAFKTATENQVDLSLIYTLSVFQNVDLMDVKRELESLNVFEYVERIPVRYTTATPNDPNLNLQNYLAQINAFTAWDVTTGSATVKVGIVDTGTDMDHPDLQSKMSENANDPINGIDDDGDGYIDNFNGWDFVDQDGEPQIVGGSHGVHVAGIAAAATNNGEGVASIGYETVFMPIRAGDGNIITHGYEGIVYAADMGCDIINCSWGGFDASSLEQDVINYATYNKGALVVCAAGNQNRDQAYYPAAYENAFAVAAVSGVDKKSTISNYGYWVDMTAPGESIYSTVNDGGYNSNTGTSMAAPMVAGAAALVKAVYPQLSGKQIAEKLKLAGNDIYGSNPAYANKLGKSRLNVGNAVSGSIQQASVIFENMKITNKTDDVFKGNDSLFVSGTFTNYLSQSGNVIATIQTSSPYVTVNHDQEDLGVMNALLQLDNYDTPFSFKISDTAPINSIVTFEVVISDGVFTNSHFFDVVVNVDYLNIAINNIAMSLGSKGQVGYNGRNQNQGLGVQYKGGISQLFEGGLMIGTNQNGFVRVVDRVRNGNNSWDDDFKSEGIIQRKIPAPIGAYYLEGVFNDSNAQADTIGLQVLYNGYAYTDEKHQNYVVLEYEVVNTNNTALNDLHVGLFADFDVSDYTHNKSHTDLKRYMTYTKDTQLNTPCFGVQLLTPGEFHSYCMDNVDGGAGGVDIYNGYNNSKKYTTLSSNRYSSGIGSTDGNDVIQVTSMGNISIASGDTFKVAFAILAADAVVMLEETADSAYYRYNGSLPTSIIENDQPEVSVKMYPNPTDEVVFIEVPETEGRIQQVRIWDVTGKQVYRLEGVNNRHQINMSNFIEGVYLVEVQVESGVWRSKLVKNSN